From the genome of Triticum aestivum cultivar Chinese Spring chromosome 3B, IWGSC CS RefSeq v2.1, whole genome shotgun sequence, one region includes:
- the LOC123065523 gene encoding probable WRKY transcription factor 59 has protein sequence MAVAGAGAAYRFHPHGAGSMAFPRPPGSGCPYSSGAPLSSPAFGGATGPGVLQQQLDVLDYLSDDGGVPGTVGAPLPVEAAVVPDVGYCDHTRAAAVAASGKIAFRTRSEEEILDDGYKWRKYGKKSVKNSPNPRNYYRCSTEGCSVKKRVERDKDDANYVVTMYEGVHNHASPGTVYYASQDPASGRFFVTGTHHLAP, from the exons ATGGCGGTAGCTGGAGCCGGGGCAGCGTATCGTTTCCACCCGCACGGCGCCGGCTCGATGGCGTTTCCCCGGCCGCCGGGATCCGGCTGCCCGTACAGCTCCGGAGCCCCGTTGAGCTCTCCCGCCTTCGGTGGGGCCACCGGGCCCGGGGTGCTTCAGCAGCAGCTGGACGTCCTGGACTACTTGTCCGACGACGGCGGGGTGCCCGGCACGGTCGGCGCGCCGCTGCCGGTTGAGGCGGCGGTCGTGCCGGATGTTGGCTACTGTGATCATACGAG ggcggccgcggtggcggcgAGCGGCAAGATCGCGTTCCGGACGAGGTCGGAGGAGGAGATACTGGACGATGGCTACAAGTGGAGGAAGTACGGCAAGAAGTCTGTCAAGAACAGCCCTAACCCAAG GAACTACTACCGGTGTTCAACGGAGGGGTGCAGCGTGAAGAAGAGGGTAGAGAGAGACAAAGACGATGCAAACTATGTAGTGACGATGTATGAGGGGGTTCACAACCATGCGAGCCCTGGCACAGTTTACTATGCTTCTCAAGATCCTGCTTCGGGTCGCTTCTTTGTTACTGGGACCCATCACCTAGCTCCTTGA